A section of the Rattus norvegicus strain BN/NHsdMcwi chromosome 15, GRCr8, whole genome shotgun sequence genome encodes:
- the LOC134482254 gene encoding uncharacterized protein LOC134482254 has product MPPDFTNQPVVQAKQPFGRKSKEHESQLQQRRLRDRVLLPPCQDSVATTSLVIGACMQQAPWWACHLTKRCFSNPKDWTPVYFRPGMKPATMGMFHRLFKLVQKERGDQGENRPRQKKAGLLVDSIFQYEGSCNKNFISNHEKRIKKLEELQSEIQKCKIERDELSRILDLYVNDGLRVFVGRLSVELPMLKSQHEMRTMDMHKMTNWISDAMEKYKELTQENNSYGIRNFHLLNECSELKKNVRILMNENRKLLVEQTELQASCEEGKRFCEEASKTMYTADTESLCPVTFE; this is encoded by the exons CAATTGCAGCAGAGAAGACTGAGAGATCGTGTGCTGCTGCCGCCATGCCAAGATTCTgtagcaacaacttccttggtgaTAGGAGCCTGTATGCAGCAGGccccttggtgggcctgtcatctcacaAAAAGATGCTtcagtaatccaaaagattggactccagtatacttcaggccaggaatgaagccAGCTACCATGG gcatgtttcACCGGCTGTTCAAGCTCgttcagaaggagaggggagaccaaggagagaacagaccgaggcagaagaaagctggccttctg GTAGATTCTATCTTTCAGTATGAGGGATCATGTAATA AAAATTTCATCAGTAACCATGAAAAAcgtataaagaaattggaggaaCTACAatctgaaatccagaagtgtaaaaTCGAGCGGGATGAACTTTCTCgaatcctggacctttatgtcaatgatggtttg AGGGTCTTTGTAGGACG GCTGAGTGTTGAATTGCCAATGCTTAAATCCCAACATGAGATGAGAACGATGGATATGCATAAGATGACCAACtggataagtgatgccatggagaagtACAAGGAGCTCACACAAGAGAACAATTCCTACGG cATCAGAAACTTCCACCTCCTGAATGAATGCAGTGAATTGAAGAAGAATGTAAGGATTTTgatgaatgagaacagaaaactgctggtggagcagactgaactgcaagcatcctgtgaggagggaaagaggttctGTGAGGAGGCCAGCAAGACCATGTACACCGCAGATACTGAATCCTTGTGTCCTGTTACTTTTGAGTAA